From the Psilocybe cubensis strain MGC-MH-2018 chromosome 9, whole genome shotgun sequence genome, one window contains:
- a CDS encoding Aminopeptidase 2 produces the protein MKPNRQEKEQSEYRLPTNVKPTHYDLTFKTDLKKATFEGVVIIAYGDSDSRSLASLEVKKDTSTITLNVSRLELTNATILSEEGEKPVAVVQTDEAQERVTYKLDEKLPSGSQTKLKIYFSGKLGGNMMGYLRGSWEYEGRTEYYALTQFQPTAARSAFPCWDEPLLKATFTITMISRADTVSLSNMPALSEQPILEGLDAETWKITKFDTTPPMSTYIVALANGPFKFLEKSVVMPLSRKTIPLRIYTSPAKVSQAEFVLGVTASVLPLYERILGVEYPLPKLDTVAGNIVDGAMENWGLIIGRSAAFLLDTDNADLLAKKRVASTQSHEIAHLWFGDITTMEWWNYLYLNEGMLTPPRIIDRFLVFTRNGALIRRLPPPEGQTGVTSA, from the exons ATGAAGCCTAATCGCCAGGAGAAAGAGCAGAGCGAATACAGGCTGCCTACAAATGTCAAGCCGACGCACTATGATCTCACATTCAAAACTGACTTGAAGAAGGCTACGTTCGAGGGCGTTGTCATAATCGCGTACGGAGACTCAGACTCTCGG TCTCTTGCTAGCCTTGAAGTTAAGAAGGATACGTCGACAATCACGCTCAATGTATCGCGTCTAGAGCTAACAAATGC CACCATATTGTCTGAAGAGGGGGAGAAACCTGTAGCCGTGGTGCAGACAGACGAGGCGCAAGAGCGCGTCACATACAAACTGGATGAGAAGCTTCCGTCTGGTTCTCAAACAAAACTGAAGATATACTTCTCTGGGAAGCTAGGAGGAAACATGATGGGCTACCTTCGCGGCTCTTGGGAATATGAAGGAAGAACTGAGTACTATGCACTCACGCAGTTTCAG CCCACCGCAGCTAGGAGCGCTTTTCCGTGCTGGGACGAACCTCTCCTAAAAGCGACGTTTACTATCACCATGATATCGCGTGCTGATACCGTAAGCTTGAGCAACATGCCTGCTCTATCAGAACAGCCAATTCTCGAGGGACTCGACGCCGAGACATGGAAAATCACAAAATTTGATACTACCCCTCCAATGTCGACATACATCGTGGCGCTGGCGAACGGTCCATTCAAGTTTTTGGAAAAGTCGGTCGTCATGCCGCTCAGCCGCAAGACCATCCCTCTCCGGATTTACA CTTCTCCCGCTAAAGTCAGTCAAGCCGAATTCGTCTTAGGTGTTACTGCGTCTGTTCTTCCCCTGTACGAAAGAATACTCGGTGTCGAGTACCCGCTTCCTAAACTTGATACAGTTGCA GGAAACATCGTAGACGGTGCCATGGAGAACTGGGGTTTAATTATCGGCcgctctgctgccttcttaCTTGACACTGACAACGCAGACCTGCTCGCCAAGAAGCGGGTGGCGTCTACGCAAAGCCATGAAATAGCACATCTTTG GTTTGGCGATATCACCACTATGGAATGGTGGAATTATCTCTATCTCAATGAGGGTATGCTCACCCCTCCCCGAATAATCGAtcgttttcttgttttcacCCGCAATGGCGCTTTGATCCGG AGGTTAcccccgcccgaaggccagacGGGGGTAACCTCTGCGTGA
- a CDS encoding Aminopeptidase 2, whose protein sequence is MKPNRQEKEQSEYRLPTNVKPTHYDLTFKTDLKKATFEGVVIIAYGDSDSRSLASLEVKKDTSTITLNVSRLELRNATILSEEGEKPVVVVQTDEAQERVTYKLDEKLPSGSQTKLKIYFSGKLGGNMMGYLRGSWEYEGSTEFYALTQFQPTAARSAFPCWDEPLLKATFTITMISRADTVSLSNMPALSEQPILEGLDAETWKITKFDTTPPMSTYIVALANGPFKFWEKSVVMPLSRKTIPLRIYTSPAKVSQAEFVLGVTASVLPLYERILGVEYPLPKLDTVAGNIVDGAMENWGLIIGRSAAFLLDTDNADLLAKKRVASTQSHEIAHLWFGDITTMEWWNYLYLNEGMLTPPRIIDRFLVFTRNGALIRQRLPPPEGQTGVTSA, encoded by the exons ATGAAGCCTAATCGCCAGGAGAAAGAGCAGAGCGAATACAGGCTGCCTACAAATGTCAAGCCGACGCACTATGATCTCACGTTCAAAACTGACTTGAAGAAGGCTACGTTCGAGGGCGTTGTCATAATCGCGTACGGAGACTCAGACTCTCGG TCTCTTGCTAGCCTTGAAGTTAAGAAGGATACGTCGACAATCACGCTCAATGTATCGCGTCTAGAGCTAAGAAATGC CACCATATTGTCCGAAGAGGGGGAGAAACCTGTAGTCGTGGTGCAGACAGACGAGGCGCAAGAGCGCGTCACGTacaaactggatgaaaagcTTCCGTCTGGTTCTCAAACAAAACTGAAGATATACTTCTCTGGGAAGCTAGGAGGAAACATGATGGGCTACCTTCGCGGCTCTTGGGAATATGAAGGAAGTACTGAGTTCTATGCACTCACGCAGTTTCAG CCCACCGCAGCTAGGAGCGCTTTTCCGTGCTGGGACGAACCTCTCCTAAAAGCGACGTTTACTATCACCATGATATCGCGTGCTGATACCGTAAGCTTGAGCAACATGCCTGCTCTATCAGAACAGCCAATTCTCGAGGGACTCGACGCCGAGACATGGAAAATCACAAAATTTGATACTACCCCTCCAATGTCGACATACATCGTGGCGCTGGCGAATGGTCCATTCAAGTTTTGGGAAAAGTCGGTCGTCATGCCGCTCAGCCGCAAGACCATCCCTCTCCGGATTTACA CTTCTCCCGCTAAAGTCAGTCAAGCCGAATTCGTCTTAGGTGTTACTGCGTCTGTTCTTCCCCTGTACGAAAGAATACTCGGTGTCGAGTACCCGCTTCCTAAACTTGATACAGTTGCA GGAAACATCGTAGACGGTGCCATGGAGAACTGGGGTTTAATTATCGGCcgctctgctgccttcttaCTTGACACTGACAACGCAGACCTGCTCGCCAAGAAGCGGGTGGCGTCTACGCAAAGCCATGAAATAGCACATCTTTG GTTTGGCGATATCACCACTATGGAATGGTGGAATTATCTCTATCTCAATGAGGGTATGCTCACCCCTCCCCGAATAATCGAtcgttttcttgttttcacCCGCAATGGCGCTTTGATCCGG CAGAGGTTAcccccgcccgaaggccagacGGGGGTAACCTCTGCGTGA
- a CDS encoding SAM50-like protein SPAC17C9.06, with amino-acid sequence MLHNSSSPRDKEPTELDTLRKWQEERRARRLRGEYESAVLHLSQVINDNIHTPMNISAVRIEGAKNTRSSFLASIVAPAVQRSGDDTEDVPHTLEHVLHTTRHLAAALKKTDIFTSVEVYLDRPRDTTAASGDVDLVFKTRERGRWYLSSSTELGNSEGSASAHARIRNVFGGAETFEAAASLGTQTRRSFRGTLTTPLSASMTAFAELSAYVQDRDLSSYASCTEALRGARAVVRTGTPRTGAHEVAYDAVIRHITALTPTASFSTRQSAGTSLKSALSHTLLYDTRSDPLGLASTSGLYLKLTHELAGGAVLGGDAHHYKVEGEAQVSRRIGDSGVSVSLSAKSGIIYSLAPNGRTLFSDRFQLGGPTSVRSFRANGMGPRDGADSTGGEIFYSLGASLISDIPTKPNWPVKAHLWLNAGRLDNLNRDGSTNSNAGTEGERAPVIPPTFLSTPSISMGLGLIYRFDPVRVEVNFGLPLALSKGEAARRGLGVGVGLEFL; translated from the exons ATGCTACACAACTCCTCCTCTCCGCGGGACAAAGAGCCCACCGAGCTCGACACCCTGCGCAAATGGCAAGAAGAGCGCAGAGCGCGACGTCTGCGCGGCGAATACGAGTCTGCCGTTCTTCACCTTTCGCAAGTC ATCAATGATAATATACACACACCCATGAACATCTCTGCGGTGCGAATTGAGGGTGCGAAAAACACTCGGAGCTCGTTTTTAGCTTCCATCGTCGCGCCTGCTGTCCAACGGAGCGGCGATGACACGGAAGATGTACCACACACTCTCGAACACGTCCTGCACACAACACGACATCTCGCCGCCGCACTTAAAAAGACAGACATATTCACATCGGTAGAGGTGTACCTTGATCGGCCGCGGGACACGACTGCGGCGTCTGGGGATGTGGATCTGGTGTTCAAAACCCGCGAGCGCGGGAGGTGGTACCTTTCCAGCTCGACAGAGCTGGGCAACAGCGAAGGCAGCGCG AGTGCCCATGCACGCATCCGCAACGTCTTCGGCGGCGCAGAAACATTCGAGGCGGCCGCGTCGCTGGGCACACAGACGCGGCGCTCTTTTCGCGGGACACTCACGACGCCTCTGAGCGCCTCGATGACCGCGTTTGCTGAGCTCTCCGCTTATGTCCAGGACCGCGACTTGTCGAGTTACGCGAGCTGCACCGAGGCGCTGCGTGGTGCGCGCGCCGTCGTCAGG ACAGGGACGCCGAGGACGGGGGCGCATGAAGTTGCGTACGACGCGGTGATCCGACATATCACGGCACTCACACCTACCGCCTCCTTCAG CACCCGACAGTCAGCTGGCACATCTCTCAAATCGGCTCTCTCCCACACCTTGCTCTATGACACCCGTAGCGACCCTCTCGGCCTTGCTTCGACCTCAGGACTCTACCTCAAGCTCACGCACGAGCTGGCAGGAGGCGCCGTGCTCGGCGGCGACGCGCACCACTACAAGGTGGAGGGGGAAGCGCAAGTGTCGCGGCGGATAGGTGACTCAGGCGTC TCCGTGTCGCTCTCTGCAAAGTCGGGTATCATCTATAGTCTTGCGCCAAACGGGCGAACACTGTTCTCTGATCGCTTTCAGCTCGGTGGGCCGACAAGCGTGCGCTCATTCAGAGCCAACGGTATGGGGCCTAGGGACGGCG CCGACTCGACAGGTGGCGAGATTTTCTACTCTCTAGGCGCGAGCCTCATCTCGGACATACCCACCAAACCAAACTGGCCCGTCAAAGCACACTTGTGGCTGAACGCCGGGAGACTAGACAATCTGAACCGGGACGGCAGTACAAATTCCAATGCGGGTacagagggagagagag CTCCCGTCATCCCACCCACCTTCCTCTCAACACCCTCTATTTCTATGGGCCTTGGCCTCATCTACCGCTTCGACCCCGTGCGCGTTGAAGTGAACTTTGGCCTGCCGCTTGCTCTCTCAAAGGGAGAGGCCGCGCGGAGAGGCCTTGGTGTCGGTGTAGGGTTGGAATTTCTGTAA
- a CDS encoding Norsolorinic acid ketoreductase nor1 yields MSPSTIYLVTGANRERGIGFALVSLILSKHSDAFVYATVRDPSKPSRLDELKEKYPTRIAVVKWIATDVAVNRELAKEIEQRHGRVDTVIGNAAIIGGNNQIRDIKLSDMEEHFQVNVLSHIVLFQELYALLRKSSTPRFIPITSIAGSIGEPAIELDMANTAYASSKTTLNWITRKLHFENEWLVTFPLSPGGVDTDMFDYTRETDKTGVVANLVAKYGDFPKADTAAPLLLDIIDGSTREKDGGQFINLDGRRVPW; encoded by the exons ATGTCTCCTTCTACAATTTACCTTGTCACAGGCGCCAACCGAGAGCGTGGAATAG GCTTCGCTTTGGTCTCACTGATTCTGTCTAAGCACAGTGACGCGTTTGTATACGCGACAGTGCGCGACCCCTCCAAGCCCTCCAGGCTGGACGAGCTCAAGGAAAAGTACCCAACACGCATTGCAGTGGTCAAGTGGATCGCTACGGACGTCGCCGTGAACAGGGAGCTCGCCAAGGAGATCGAGCAGCGGCATGGGAGAGTGGATACGGTTATTGGAAACGCGG CGATTATCGGAGGGAATAACCAGATTCGGGATATCAAGCTTTCCGACATGGAGGAACATTTCCAA GTAAACGTGCTCAGCCACATAGTCCTGTTCCAGGAGCTATATGCCCTGCTAAGGAAAAGCAGCACCCCGCGTTTTATTCCTATTACAAGCATTGCTGGCTCCATTGGGGAGCCTGCCATCGAGCTCGATATGGCTAACACTGCGTATGCATCGAGCAAGACCACGTTAAACTGGATCACTCGCAAACTACACTTCGAGAATGAGTGGCTCG TGACATTCCCTTTGTCCCCTGGAGGTGTAGACACGGATATGT TCGACTACACGAGAGAAACCGACAAAACTGGGGTCGTCGCTAATTTAGTGGCCAAGTATGGCGACTTCCCCAAGGCGGACACTGCCGCCCCGCTCCTCCTCGACATCATCGATGGCTCGACGCGCGAGAAGGACGGCGGGCAGTTTATCAATCTTGATGGGAGAAGGGTTCCCTGGTAA
- a CDS encoding putative alpha-L-arabinofuranosidase A: MIKARTLLLALSLALVGLVDVASGQTTVTVSATASHPIPSTMWGQMFEDISSGDGGLYAELLQNRAFQMVTPEGTTAALAGWKSLNGNITVVADSNPVSAALPNSLQLTVPAGNTNNIGFANVGFNAGLNVIPHATYKASFYYRFQKASKFRGSFVISLQDGSGTTLTSQKVSITGSQTSWKQVKVSLNTNIAPGSTSNMFAITLNGDSAAGEVINFAMLSLFPPTFKNRENGMRQDIAQALADMKPSFFRLPGGNNLEGQTVNTRWQWNNTLGELVDRPGRFGDWGYVNTDGLGLMEYLHWCEDLGMQAIMAVWDGYTLSGASLAENQLAPYIQQAIDQINFVIGDPKKSEAAALRASLGHPDPFPLKYVEVGNEDFFASDTYVYRWRDFVTALQAEFPDIHFIATSNAFNPILSPNPTEYDVHVYQTPTWFAQNSFYYDGFERNGTKYFEGEYAAISTNPDNIFGSTSQGRLTFPTMQSSAGEAAFMTGLERNSDIVFAASYAPLLGHVTHNQWTPNLLAFDAGSVYRSTSYYVQQLFSLNRGDEYLPSTLPEQLGTVFWSVVRNTSTKEIIIKISNTASTPSALTFVLPFKNVASKGSLQLLTGPATSSNTPTNPNLFAPVTSTIITGETFNYTAPAVSVNVITIKAS, from the exons atgatCAAAGCACGCACTCTTCTATTGGCTCTGAGTCTCGCTTTGGTGGGGCTTGTAGATGTCGCGTCGGGGCAGACCACAGTGACAGTCAGCGCTACAGCGAGCCACCCTATCCCTAGCACGATGT GGGGACAAATGTTTGAG GACATAAGC AGTGGAGATGGAGGTTTATACGCAGAAT TACTTCAGAATAGGGCTTTCCAGATGGTCACACCCG AAGGAACAACCGCCGCACTTGCTGGCTGGAAATCCCTCAACGGAAACATCACTGTGGTCGCTGATTCAAATCCCGTATCTGCTGCTTTGCCAAACTCCCTTCAACTTACTGTCCCTGCTGGTAACACTAATAACATTGGGTTTGCAAATGTTGGTTTCAATGCGG GGCTCAATGTTATTCCACATGCAACATACAAGGCCTCATTCTACTACCGATTCCAAAAAGCTTCCAAATTCCGTGGTAGCTTCGTCATAAGTCTTCAGGACGGTTCTGGAACCACCCTTACCTCGCAAAAAGTTTCAATCACCGGCTCGCAGACGTCGTGGAAGCAGGTCAAAGTATCCCTGAATACAAACATTGCACCTGGATCGACAAGCAACATGTTCGCTATCACATTAAATGGAGATTCGGCTGCAGGGGAGGTCATTAATTTTGCGATGCTTTCATTGTTCCCACCCACGTTCAAAAATAGAGAAAATGGGATGCGGCAAGATATAGCTCAG GCGCTTGCAGATATGAAACCTTCTTTCTTCCGCCTTCCTGGAGGGAATAATTTGGAGGGACAGACTGTGAATACTCGTTGGCAATGGAATAATACC CTTGGAGAGCTTGTTGACAGGCCAG GTCGTTTCGGTGACTGGGGCTACGTCAATACCGA TGGTTTAGGACTTATGGAATATCTGCACTGGTGCGAGGACTTGGGAATGCAGGCAATTATGGCCGTCTGGGATG GGTATACCTTATCTGGAGCAAGCCTGGCTGAAAACCAACTTGCGCCTTATATCCAACAAGCTATTGATCAG ATAAATTTCGTAATTGGAGACCCTAAAAAGAGCGAGGCCG CTGCACTAAGAGCTTCCTTGGGTCATCCCGACCCGTTCCCTCTCAAATACGTGGAAGTCGGAAATGAAGACTTCTTTGCGTCCGACAC GTACGTTTATAGATGGCGTGACTTCGTCACTGCATTGCAGGCAGAGTTCCCCGACATCC ACTTTATTGCGACTTCTAACGCCTTCAATCCTATTCTTTCACCTAACCCAACTGAATACGATGTTCATGTATATCAGACACCTA CGTGGTTTGCCCAGAACTCCTTCTATTATGACGGCTTTGAG CGAAACGGCACCAAATATTTTGAG GGAGAATACGCGGCTATCTCAACTAACCCTGATAACATATTTGGATCTACTTCACAGGGTCGTCTGACCTTCCCAACCATGCAAA GTTCGGCAGGCGAAGCTGCCTTCATGACTGGATTGGAGCGCAACAGCGATATTGT ATTTGCTGCCTCATATGCCCCACTTCTAGGA CACGTTACACACAATCAATGG ACTCCGAATCTTCTTGCTTTTGA CGCTGGATCGGTCTATCGCTCCACAAGCTATTACGTCCAACAA CTTTTCAGCTTGAACAGAGGTGATGAATACCTCCCGAGTACGCTACCGGAGCAGCTTGGGACGGTATTTTGGAGTGTAGTAAGGAACACATCGACAAAAGAAATTATCATCAAG ATATCCAACACAGCGAGCACTCCTTCCGCTCTCACATTTGTCCTCCCGTTCAAAAACGTTGCCTCCAAAGGATCTTTGCAACTTTTGACCGGCCCTGCAACGTCAAGCAACACCCCCACCAATCCCAACCTCTTCGCTCCAGTTACCAGCACAATTATAACTGGTGAAACTTTCAACTACACGGCTCCCGCAGTCAGTGTCAACGTCATTACTATCAAAGCCTCCTAA